A stretch of the Flavobacterium aquiphilum genome encodes the following:
- a CDS encoding FKBP-type peptidyl-prolyl cis-trans isomerase, producing the protein MKKLLFALVAMTLFISCKKNEETNETAKGEPVDLVAKNDKEIIDYLAKNNLKAQKSDSGLYYVINEPGTGAQPTATSNVTVAYKGSFTNGNVFDQSGPEGISFGLNQVIKGWTEGIPHLKVGGSGILLVPSHLGYGDNDMGPIPGGSVLVFEVKLISVN; encoded by the coding sequence ATGAAAAAATTATTATTTGCCTTAGTGGCCATGACTCTTTTCATTTCTTGTAAAAAAAATGAAGAAACAAACGAAACTGCAAAAGGAGAACCAGTTGATTTAGTTGCCAAAAACGACAAAGAGATCATCGACTATCTTGCCAAAAATAATCTAAAAGCACAAAAAAGCGATTCTGGTTTGTACTATGTAATTAACGAACCAGGAACAGGAGCGCAACCTACAGCAACTTCAAATGTAACCGTGGCTTACAAAGGATCATTCACTAACGGAAATGTTTTTGACCAAAGCGGTCCTGAAGGAATTTCTTTTGGTTTAAACCAAGTGATTAAAGGTTGGACTGAAGGTATTCCTCATTTAAAAGTTGGAGGTAGCGGAATCCTTTTGGTTCCTTCTCATTTAGGTTATGGAGATAACGACATGGGACCAATTCCTGGAGGTTCAGTACTTGTTTTTGAGGTTAAATTAATTTCCGTAAATTAA
- a CDS encoding ABC-F family ATP-binding cassette domain-containing protein: MNYLSVENISKSFGERTLFKDLSFGINKDQKIAFIAKNGSGKTTLMNILNGFDEPDTGQVVLRKSIRMAFLSQDNKLQDELTIEESIFASDNESLKVIEAYEKALENPEDEEAYQKAFDAMDRHNAWDFETQYKQILFKLKLEDFKLKVKSLSGGQKKRLSLAIILINRPDLLILDEPTNHLDLEMIEWLESYFAKENITLFMVTHDRFFLERVCNEIIELDNGQLYQYKGNYSYYLEKKEERIASENASVDKAQNLFVKELEWMRRQPKARTTKSKSRQDDFYVIKEKAQSRRRENKVELEINMERMGSKIIELHKLSKKFKDRVILDNFSYDFQRGERIGIIGKNGTGKSTFLNLLTGTIPLDGGKVVVGDTIKIGYYTQAGIDPKPGQRVIDVIKEFGEFIPLTKGKIISASQLLERFLFDAKKQYDYVEKLSGGELKRLYLCTVLIQNPNFLILDEPTNDLDIVTLNVLESFLLDYPGCLVVVSHDRYFMDKIVDQLFVFRGQGEIETFPGNYSDFRAYEDSADVAQKEENKAEKKDWKQNNPTGNLTFNEQKEYQKIEREIKDLELDKAKIEQLFSEGKVADADIEKKAKELENIIKKIENKEERWFELSAKMEG; encoded by the coding sequence GTGAATTATTTATCAGTCGAAAATATATCTAAATCTTTTGGGGAGCGCACGCTTTTCAAAGATCTTTCCTTTGGGATTAACAAAGACCAAAAAATTGCTTTTATTGCCAAAAACGGTTCGGGAAAAACCACACTTATGAATATCCTCAACGGTTTTGACGAACCTGATACAGGACAAGTGGTGCTTCGAAAAAGCATCCGAATGGCATTTTTGTCACAGGACAATAAACTTCAAGACGAGCTGACGATTGAGGAAAGTATCTTTGCATCTGATAATGAAAGTTTGAAAGTAATTGAGGCTTACGAAAAAGCATTGGAAAATCCTGAAGACGAGGAAGCTTACCAAAAAGCCTTCGACGCGATGGATCGTCACAATGCTTGGGATTTTGAAACGCAATACAAACAGATTTTGTTCAAACTGAAACTGGAAGACTTCAAACTGAAAGTCAAAAGTCTTTCGGGAGGGCAGAAAAAACGTTTGTCACTTGCCATCATTCTGATTAACCGTCCTGATTTGTTAATTCTCGATGAGCCGACAAACCACTTGGATTTGGAAATGATCGAATGGCTGGAAAGTTATTTTGCCAAAGAAAACATTACGCTATTTATGGTAACCCACGACCGTTTCTTTTTGGAGCGCGTGTGCAACGAAATCATCGAACTGGATAACGGACAACTGTACCAATACAAAGGAAATTACTCTTATTATTTAGAGAAAAAAGAAGAGCGAATTGCCTCCGAAAATGCAAGTGTGGACAAAGCGCAAAACCTGTTCGTGAAAGAATTGGAATGGATGCGCCGTCAGCCCAAAGCGCGAACCACCAAATCGAAATCGCGTCAGGATGATTTTTATGTGATTAAGGAAAAAGCACAAAGTCGCCGTCGGGAAAATAAAGTAGAACTCGAAATCAATATGGAGCGAATGGGAAGTAAGATTATCGAGCTTCACAAACTTTCCAAAAAATTCAAAGACCGCGTTATTCTGGACAATTTCAGTTATGATTTTCAGCGTGGCGAACGCATCGGGATTATTGGTAAAAACGGAACCGGAAAATCTACTTTCCTGAATCTTTTGACGGGAACGATACCTCTTGACGGCGGAAAAGTAGTTGTGGGAGACACCATCAAAATAGGTTATTATACCCAAGCTGGTATTGACCCGAAACCCGGTCAACGCGTGATTGATGTCATCAAGGAATTTGGTGAATTTATTCCGCTGACGAAAGGAAAAATTATTTCAGCTTCGCAATTATTGGAACGTTTTCTATTTGATGCCAAAAAACAATACGATTATGTCGAAAAATTGAGCGGTGGCGAATTAAAACGTTTGTATTTATGTACCGTTTTGATTCAGAACCCAAACTTTTTGATTCTGGATGAGCCTACGAATGATTTGGACATTGTAACTTTAAATGTTTTGGAAAGTTTCCTTTTGGATTATCCGGGATGTTTGGTAGTGGTTTCGCACGACCGTTATTTTATGGACAAAATCGTGGATCAGTTATTCGTTTTCAGAGGTCAGGGAGAGATTGAAACCTTCCCAGGAAATTACTCCGATTTCAGGGCGTATGAAGACAGTGCCGATGTTGCCCAAAAAGAGGAAAACAAAGCCGAAAAGAAAGATTGGAAACAAAACAATCCAACCGGAAACCTGACTTTCAACGAGCAAAAGGAATACCAAAAAATTGAGCGCGAAATCAAGGATTTGGAATTGGATAAAGCCAAAATCGAGCAATTATTTTCCGAAGGAAAAGTAGCCGATGCCGACATTGAAAAGAAAGCCAAAGAACTGGAAAACATCATCAAAAAAATTGAAAATAAAGAGGAACGATGGTTTGAGCTGAGTGCGAAGATGGAAGGATAG
- a CDS encoding T9SS C-terminal target domain-containing protein, protein MQKTLLLFFLFITGSYAQTKGCTDHFAKNFDPNATENDGSCVYASAKVKAQFSEKISDTIRETSGLTTFDNLLWTHNDDGDTAIYGVSTKGKIEKKVIFPRVKNNDWEEISQDSLYLYIGDFGNNYRGNRQDLRILRIEKKSVLDNAPVVDTIAFSYADQTDFTVQKPNTTNFDCEAFVVMKDSIYLFTKQWTGGKTGVYTLPKTLGTHIAQLKETLDVQGLVTGATALPDGKGVVLCGYSRMLQPFVYLLYGYKNNDFANGNKRKIKIELPFHQIEGIATEDGLLFYLTNEATVKKPFVNTPQQIHTIDLEPYLKK, encoded by the coding sequence ATGCAAAAAACACTGTTGCTTTTCTTTTTGTTTATAACCGGTTCCTATGCCCAAACCAAAGGGTGTACGGATCATTTTGCGAAAAATTTTGACCCAAATGCAACCGAAAATGACGGAAGCTGTGTGTATGCTTCCGCAAAAGTGAAAGCGCAGTTCTCTGAAAAAATAAGCGACACGATAAGGGAAACTTCGGGACTGACGACCTTTGACAATTTGCTTTGGACGCACAATGATGACGGGGACACGGCTATTTATGGAGTGAGCACAAAAGGCAAAATCGAGAAAAAAGTTATTTTTCCGAGGGTAAAAAACAATGACTGGGAGGAAATTTCGCAGGACAGCCTGTACCTGTACATAGGCGATTTTGGTAATAATTACAGGGGAAATCGGCAGGATTTACGGATTTTGAGAATCGAAAAAAAGTCGGTTTTGGACAATGCGCCCGTGGTGGACACCATTGCTTTTTCGTATGCAGACCAAACGGATTTTACGGTTCAAAAACCCAATACGACTAATTTTGACTGTGAGGCTTTTGTGGTTATGAAAGACAGTATTTATTTGTTTACCAAGCAATGGACGGGAGGAAAAACGGGTGTTTACACCTTACCAAAAACTCTAGGAACTCATATTGCCCAACTTAAGGAAACGCTGGATGTTCAGGGACTAGTTACCGGCGCAACGGCTTTGCCTGACGGGAAAGGTGTTGTTTTATGCGGATATTCGCGAATGCTTCAGCCGTTTGTTTACTTGCTTTATGGTTACAAAAACAATGATTTTGCCAATGGAAACAAACGGAAAATTAAAATTGAGCTTCCGTTTCACCAAATCGAGGGAATTGCCACCGAAGACGGTTTGTTATTTTACCTGACGAACGAAGCAACGGTAAAAAAACCTTTTGTAAACACGCCACAGCAAATCCATACGATTGATTTGGAGCCGTATTTGAAGAAATAA
- a CDS encoding BamA/TamA family outer membrane protein has product MGFIKRNWLLTLIIVSSFSSYSQKIDFRSDSLDMKYILKSVFLKNDTIQKKNPNKVAFALMPAPDMKSAEGGLVVSFVTTFFLDKNHETTKMSEVYFTPTTSFSGQYSFPIQSYIYSKDNKYNFIGDYRFMIYPQFTYGLGGNSSKNPQSEVHYQQIRFYQFVTRKIVGNFNLGLGFQLDNYQDISEDVEITGQTDFNKYQEGNYSDELSSGIAFQALYDSRKNILNPKQGYYFEADYRINSKAFGSDTNWKSIYIDARKYHSFSEIRHKVLATRAFYWAVFDGKPHYLDLPSIGWDRYGKTGRGFTRNRYRSNSLLYFESEYRTDITKNGFLGAVFYANYSSVSNLDTYRFNNWTPAIGTGLRIKWNKINDSNLVLDYGISKDDWTFRVALSENF; this is encoded by the coding sequence ATGGGTTTTATTAAGCGAAATTGGCTTCTGACATTGATTATTGTTTCTTCATTTTCGTCCTATTCCCAGAAAATTGATTTCAGGAGCGACAGTTTGGATATGAAGTATATTCTGAAAAGTGTTTTTTTGAAAAACGATACCATTCAGAAAAAAAATCCAAATAAAGTTGCGTTTGCATTAATGCCTGCACCCGATATGAAAAGCGCCGAAGGCGGGCTTGTGGTGTCATTCGTGACCACTTTCTTTTTGGATAAAAATCATGAAACTACTAAGATGTCTGAGGTTTATTTTACCCCGACAACCAGTTTCTCCGGGCAGTATTCGTTTCCTATTCAGTCTTATATCTACAGTAAGGATAATAAATACAATTTCATAGGCGATTACCGTTTTATGATTTATCCCCAATTCACTTATGGTTTGGGAGGAAACAGTTCCAAGAATCCACAATCGGAGGTGCATTATCAGCAAATTCGTTTCTATCAATTTGTAACCCGAAAAATAGTAGGGAATTTTAATTTAGGATTAGGTTTTCAGTTGGATAATTACCAAGATATCTCCGAAGACGTGGAGATTACGGGCCAAACGGATTTCAATAAATACCAAGAAGGCAATTACTCTGACGAACTTTCCTCCGGAATCGCTTTTCAGGCGTTGTACGATTCCCGAAAAAACATATTGAATCCCAAACAAGGTTATTATTTTGAAGCGGATTATCGCATTAATTCCAAAGCTTTTGGAAGCGACACCAATTGGAAATCTATCTACATAGACGCCCGAAAATACCATTCTTTTAGCGAAATAAGACATAAGGTTTTGGCAACCAGAGCCTTTTATTGGGCAGTTTTTGATGGAAAACCCCATTATTTGGATTTACCCAGCATTGGTTGGGATCGTTACGGTAAAACCGGCAGGGGATTTACCCGAAACCGTTACCGCAGTAATTCCCTGTTGTATTTTGAATCGGAATACCGCACCGATATCACCAAAAACGGATTTCTTGGTGCCGTGTTTTATGCTAACTATTCATCAGTTTCTAATTTAGATACTTATCGTTTCAATAATTGGACTCCCGCAATCGGCACCGGATTGCGCATAAAATGGAACAAAATCAATGATTCTAATCTCGTTTTGGATTACGGAATCAGCAAGGACGATTGGACGTTCCGGGTTGCGCTTTCGGAGAATTTTTAG
- a CDS encoding type II toxin-antitoxin system RelE/ParE family toxin, whose product MTYFVYWSVLSKESFNDEVDFIFRKWNLEEVLKFIKLVEMAIERLSIHPEIGRYRKEKEIYSFVISKQTTLFYRINKFQNQIELILFWNNSKNPVDLIKLL is encoded by the coding sequence ATGACATATTTCGTTTATTGGTCAGTTTTATCCAAAGAATCATTCAATGATGAGGTTGATTTTATTTTCCGTAAATGGAATTTAGAAGAAGTCTTAAAATTTATAAAATTGGTTGAAATGGCTATCGAAAGGTTGTCTATCCATCCTGAAATTGGCAGATACAGAAAAGAAAAAGAAATCTATTCATTCGTTATTTCAAAACAAACTACATTGTTTTATAGAATTAATAAATTCCAAAATCAAATTGAATTAATTTTGTTTTGGAATAATTCAAAAAATCCTGTTGACTTAATTAAGTTGCTGTAA
- a CDS encoding glycosyltransferase family 2 protein has translation MELSVIILNYNVHYFLELCLLSVQSALTNIDSEIIVVDNNSSDDSCEMVKSRFPNVKLIQNNDNVGFPKGNNIGVDEAKGNYICILNPDTVVAEDTFEKALAFAQKQKNLGIVGTKLIDGTGIFLPESKRGIPKPWVAFTKVAGLYKIFPKSPLFNKYYAQHLSENETGEVEILVGAFMLLKKELYQELGGFDEDCFMYSDDIDLSYRVLQKGRSNFYFHETVVIHYKGESTVKDGIYMKRFKEAMEFFYKKHFKVSFLFSVFMKCGIVLFSIIKRIQGRVKEKIVPKKYLLISDSEILIKIIADLVQKKVDFLNWKTEKEVNLSSISVRNGVRVILDNEFVTFKECINILERFKNMGVTFRIVPKSSKFIIGSDSSNERGEIIKFE, from the coding sequence ATGGAACTATCCGTAATCATCCTCAATTATAACGTCCATTATTTTTTGGAGCTGTGTTTGTTAAGCGTACAAAGCGCTTTGACAAACATCGATTCCGAAATTATTGTCGTTGACAATAATTCTTCCGATGACAGTTGTGAAATGGTAAAATCTCGTTTTCCAAATGTCAAACTCATTCAAAATAATGATAACGTTGGTTTTCCGAAAGGAAATAACATCGGTGTTGATGAAGCCAAAGGAAACTATATCTGTATTCTGAATCCTGATACGGTCGTGGCCGAAGATACTTTTGAAAAAGCGTTGGCATTTGCCCAAAAACAAAAAAATCTAGGAATCGTTGGTACGAAACTTATCGACGGAACCGGTATTTTTTTGCCAGAAAGTAAAAGAGGGATTCCAAAACCATGGGTTGCCTTTACAAAAGTTGCAGGTTTGTATAAAATATTTCCAAAATCACCTCTTTTTAATAAATATTATGCCCAGCATCTATCCGAAAATGAAACAGGTGAAGTGGAAATATTGGTTGGGGCTTTTATGCTTCTTAAAAAAGAATTGTATCAGGAACTTGGGGGCTTTGATGAAGATTGCTTTATGTATTCTGATGATATTGATCTTTCTTATAGGGTTTTACAAAAGGGAAGAAGTAATTTTTATTTCCATGAAACAGTTGTAATACATTATAAAGGAGAAAGCACCGTCAAGGATGGAATTTATATGAAACGCTTTAAGGAAGCTATGGAGTTTTTTTATAAAAAGCATTTTAAGGTTTCTTTTCTTTTTTCGGTATTCATGAAGTGTGGAATTGTCCTTTTTTCAATAATCAAAAGAATACAGGGTAGAGTGAAAGAAAAAATTGTTCCCAAAAAGTATTTATTGATATCGGACTCCGAAATATTGATAAAAATAATAGCCGATCTTGTCCAAAAAAAGGTAGATTTTCTCAATTGGAAAACAGAAAAAGAGGTAAATTTGTCATCGATTTCAGTAAGAAATGGAGTGCGGGTTATATTAGATAATGAGTTTGTTACGTTCAAAGAATGTATAAATATTCTGGAAAGGTTTAAAAACATGGGCGTTACCTTTAGGATTGTGCCTAAAAGTTCAAAATTTATTATCGGAAGTGATTCTTCTAATGAAAGAGGAGAAATTATAAAATTTGAGTAA
- a CDS encoding dihydrolipoamide acetyltransferase family protein, which yields MARFELKLPKMGESVAEATITNWLKEVGDKIETDDAVLEIATDKVDSEVPSEVSGILVEKLFGKDDLVQVGQTIAIIETEAVGAESPAPEVAPAIVEEVLKTVEVAKELVAAPISFGESEKFFSPLVKNIAKEEGISSAELENIVGSGKDGRVTKDDILAYIKNRGSQPANVVSTPAPVIEAPRVVSGVAPSQPVSPVSINGADEIVEMDRMRKLISGYMMTSIQTSAHVQSFIEVDVTNIVKWRDKVKTAFEKREGEKLTFTPIFMEAVAKALKDFPGMNISVDGDFIIKKKNINIGMAAALPNGNLIVPVIKNADQLNLVGMAKAVNDLGNRAKAGKLKPDDTQGGTYTVTNVGTFGSVFGTPIINQPQVGILALGAIRKVPAVIETPEGDFIGIRQKMFLSHSYDHRVVDGALGGSFVKRVAEYLEAFDVNRDY from the coding sequence ATGGCAAGATTTGAATTAAAGCTTCCAAAGATGGGAGAAAGCGTTGCAGAAGCAACCATAACAAATTGGTTGAAAGAAGTTGGCGATAAAATTGAAACGGATGATGCCGTTTTGGAAATTGCTACCGATAAAGTAGATTCTGAGGTCCCTTCAGAAGTTTCCGGTATTCTTGTCGAAAAATTATTTGGAAAAGACGATTTAGTTCAGGTTGGACAAACTATTGCTATAATTGAAACTGAGGCGGTAGGTGCTGAATCTCCAGCTCCAGAAGTTGCTCCGGCTATTGTTGAAGAGGTTTTAAAAACAGTTGAGGTGGCAAAAGAATTGGTTGCTGCACCGATTAGTTTTGGCGAAAGTGAAAAGTTCTTTTCACCGTTAGTTAAAAATATAGCAAAAGAAGAAGGTATTAGTTCGGCAGAACTTGAAAATATTGTAGGTTCCGGCAAAGATGGTCGCGTGACTAAAGATGATATTTTAGCATATATAAAAAATAGAGGTTCACAGCCTGCAAATGTTGTGTCGACTCCAGCTCCAGTTATTGAAGCACCAAGAGTTGTTTCTGGGGTTGCTCCATCACAACCAGTTTCTCCGGTTTCTATAAACGGAGCTGATGAAATTGTGGAAATGGACAGAATGCGCAAGTTGATTTCGGGTTACATGATGACTTCGATTCAGACTTCGGCTCACGTACAATCGTTTATAGAAGTTGATGTGACTAATATTGTAAAATGGCGTGATAAAGTAAAAACTGCTTTTGAAAAAAGAGAAGGAGAGAAATTGACCTTTACTCCTATATTTATGGAAGCGGTTGCTAAAGCGCTGAAAGATTTTCCGGGAATGAATATTTCTGTTGATGGTGATTTTATAATTAAAAAGAAAAATATCAATATTGGGATGGCTGCCGCTTTGCCAAACGGGAACTTGATTGTGCCGGTAATTAAAAATGCAGACCAATTGAATTTGGTAGGTATGGCAAAAGCAGTAAATGATTTAGGAAATCGTGCAAAAGCCGGAAAATTAAAACCGGATGATACTCAAGGTGGGACTTATACAGTTACCAATGTGGGGACTTTTGGAAGTGTTTTTGGAACTCCAATTATCAATCAGCCGCAAGTGGGAATATTGGCTTTGGGGGCTATTCGCAAAGTACCGGCCGTTATTGAAACTCCAGAAGGTGATTTTATTGGAATCCGTCAAAAAATGTTCTTATCGCACAGTTATGACCACCGTGTGGTTGATGGTGCGCTGGGAGGTAGTTTTGTAAAAAGGGTAGCGGAATATCTTGAAGCCTTTGATGTAAATAGAGATTATTAA
- a CDS encoding 3'-5' exonuclease, whose translation MELKLNKPICFFDLETTGIDIGKDRIVEISVFKVFPNGNKESKTWLVNPTIPIPPQSTAIHGISDEKVANEPTFKELAPHVYNMIKDSDLAGFNSDRFDIPLLAEELLRAGVDFDMKNRVSVDVQTIFHKMEERTLSAALKFYCGKELNNAHSAEADTMATYEILKAQLERYPELENDMKSLSEFTTRKKIADFAGMIAFDNDNEEIFTFGKHKGAKVEKILEIEPGYFSWIQNADFPLYTKKVLTGIKLRKLNTK comes from the coding sequence ATGGAACTCAAACTTAATAAGCCAATTTGTTTTTTCGATCTTGAAACTACGGGAATTGACATCGGAAAAGACAGAATTGTGGAAATATCAGTTTTTAAAGTTTTTCCGAACGGAAATAAGGAAAGTAAAACGTGGTTGGTAAACCCAACAATTCCAATTCCTCCACAGTCAACGGCTATTCATGGAATCAGTGACGAAAAGGTAGCTAATGAGCCTACATTTAAAGAACTGGCTCCTCATGTTTATAATATGATTAAGGATAGTGATTTGGCGGGATTCAATTCGGATCGTTTTGATATACCATTGTTGGCCGAAGAGTTGTTGCGTGCAGGGGTTGATTTTGATATGAAAAACAGGGTTTCTGTTGATGTTCAGACTATTTTTCATAAAATGGAAGAGCGAACTTTGAGTGCGGCTTTGAAATTTTACTGTGGGAAAGAATTAAACAATGCACATTCGGCTGAGGCTGATACAATGGCGACTTACGAAATCCTGAAAGCGCAGTTGGAACGTTATCCGGAATTGGAAAACGACATGAAATCGCTATCTGAATTTACTACCAGAAAAAAAATAGCCGATTTTGCCGGAATGATTGCTTTTGATAATGATAATGAAGAGATTTTTACTTTTGGAAAGCATAAAGGAGCTAAAGTCGAAAAAATCCTAGAAATAGAACCAGGTTATTTCAGTTGGATTCAAAATGCCGATTTTCCTTTGTATACTAAGAAGGTTTTAACCGGAATCAAATTAAGAAAATTAAATACGAAGTAA
- a CDS encoding fumarylacetoacetate hydrolase family protein, with translation MKIICVGRNYANHIEELKNERPTEPVVFLKPDSAILLKQHPFVIPEFSEDVHHEIELIVKISKVGKYIEPKFAHKYYDEISVGIDFTARDLQSKLKEKGLPWEKAKAFDGSAVIGDFLPKSQFVSLENITFELKNNNETVQKGNSNMMMWSIDELVSYVSQFFTLKIGDIIFTGTPAGVAAVKPNDVLEGFLEEKKLFRIQVK, from the coding sequence ATGAAAATAATCTGCGTCGGTAGAAATTATGCCAATCATATTGAGGAATTAAAAAACGAACGCCCTACGGAGCCAGTTGTTTTTTTGAAACCGGATTCGGCAATTTTGTTAAAACAACATCCTTTTGTGATTCCTGAATTTTCGGAAGATGTGCATCACGAAATTGAACTTATTGTAAAGATAAGCAAGGTAGGAAAGTATATAGAGCCCAAATTCGCTCATAAATATTATGATGAGATTAGTGTGGGGATAGATTTTACGGCAAGAGATTTACAATCTAAGTTGAAAGAAAAAGGGTTGCCTTGGGAAAAAGCTAAGGCTTTCGACGGTTCGGCAGTCATAGGTGATTTTTTGCCTAAAAGCCAATTTGTTTCGTTGGAAAATATTACTTTTGAATTGAAGAATAATAATGAGACGGTACAAAAGGGAAATTCCAATATGATGATGTGGAGTATCGATGAGTTAGTGTCTTATGTTTCTCAATTTTTCACATTAAAGATTGGAGATATTATTTTTACCGGGACTCCGGCGGGCGTTGCGGCCGTAAAACCCAATGATGTTTTGGAAGGGTTTTTAGAAGAAAAAAAATTATTTAGAATACAAGTAAAATAA
- a CDS encoding Hpt domain-containing protein — protein MALKYNLSKVYALSDNDPEFVDEILNLFVTEVPEDLKQIGEGIKNKDFKHTYAFAHKLKPTLDLLGLNVAFEEILQIEAWTKSEGKKKEIIETYKSVKTQVKDAIKELRKDFDL, from the coding sequence ATGGCTTTAAAATATAATTTATCAAAAGTGTACGCACTTTCAGACAATGATCCGGAGTTTGTGGATGAAATTTTAAATTTATTTGTTACCGAAGTTCCAGAAGATTTAAAGCAAATTGGTGAAGGAATAAAGAACAAGGATTTTAAACACACTTATGCCTTTGCGCATAAATTGAAGCCTACTTTGGATTTATTGGGTTTGAATGTGGCATTTGAAGAAATCCTGCAAATAGAGGCTTGGACAAAGTCTGAAGGGAAAAAGAAAGAGATAATCGAGACTTATAAGAGTGTTAAAACCCAAGTGAAAGATGCTATTAAAGAGTTGAGGAAAGATTTTGACCTTTAA
- a CDS encoding CinA family nicotinamide mononucleotide deamidase-related protein codes for MKAAIVTIGDEILIGQIVDTNSGFIAKSLDRIGVEVHEMLSVSDSREHILNTFLKLQNEVDIVVITGGLGPTKDDITKKTFCDYFEDELVVDAAVLEHVTQLIEGFYKRPITQINKDQALVPSKCTVLYNKVGTAPGMWIKKENTVFVSLPGVPFEMKYLVENEVIPKIVQDYKRPYILHKTILTYGRGESAVAEQLEEWEDNLPEFIKLAYLPSYGRVNLRLSARGINRDLLEKAIEENVFSLTKIIGDIIVGFEEDETIQVILGRMLSKRNLTLSTAESCTGGKMAEMIASVPGASNYFKGSVVAYATEVKINVLGVSEDLILEHSVVSAEVAKAMALNVKKLLKTDYAIATTGNAGPSKGEADAGVGTVYVALATPNEVLVEGFDFGQPREKVIDRASVKGLEILLKEISKKE; via the coding sequence ATGAAAGCAGCCATAGTTACAATTGGAGATGAAATTCTGATTGGTCAAATTGTAGATACAAATTCTGGTTTTATAGCCAAATCATTGGATAGGATTGGTGTTGAGGTTCATGAAATGCTGTCTGTAAGTGATTCTCGAGAGCATATCTTAAATACCTTTTTAAAACTCCAAAATGAGGTGGATATTGTTGTGATTACGGGGGGATTAGGGCCAACCAAGGATGATATTACCAAGAAAACATTCTGTGATTATTTTGAAGATGAATTGGTTGTTGATGCTGCGGTTCTTGAACATGTAACCCAATTGATAGAAGGTTTTTATAAACGGCCTATTACTCAAATCAATAAGGATCAGGCGTTGGTTCCTTCTAAGTGTACTGTTCTTTATAATAAGGTTGGTACTGCTCCCGGGATGTGGATAAAAAAGGAAAATACTGTTTTTGTGTCATTGCCGGGTGTTCCTTTTGAAATGAAATATTTGGTTGAAAATGAAGTTATTCCTAAAATTGTTCAAGATTACAAGCGACCATATATTCTTCATAAAACGATCCTGACTTATGGACGTGGAGAAAGTGCAGTTGCCGAACAACTTGAAGAATGGGAAGATAATTTACCCGAATTTATAAAGTTAGCTTATTTGCCTTCGTATGGAAGGGTGAATTTGCGCCTTTCGGCGAGAGGAATTAATAGGGACTTGCTAGAAAAAGCTATAGAGGAGAATGTGTTTTCTTTGACTAAAATAATTGGGGATATTATTGTTGGTTTTGAGGAAGATGAAACCATACAAGTGATTTTGGGGAGAATGTTGTCTAAAAGAAATCTTACTTTATCAACTGCCGAAAGTTGCACCGGTGGAAAAATGGCTGAAATGATTGCTTCGGTTCCGGGGGCTTCCAATTATTTTAAAGGAAGTGTCGTGGCTTATGCAACAGAAGTGAAGATAAACGTTCTTGGAGTTTCTGAGGATTTAATTCTGGAACATTCTGTTGTAAGTGCAGAGGTTGCAAAAGCAATGGCTCTGAATGTGAAAAAGTTACTGAAAACGGATTATGCCATTGCGACGACCGGTAATGCCGGTCCGTCAAAAGGTGAGGCAGATGCTGGTGTGGGAACGGTTTATGTTGCTTTGGCTACGCCAAATGAAGTTTTGGTAGAAGGGTTTGATTTTGGCCAACCACGTGAAAAAGTGATAGATAGAGCTTCGGTAAAAGGGCTTGAAATATTACTGAAAGAAATTTCTAAAAAAGAGTAA
- the rpmB gene encoding 50S ribosomal protein L28 → MSRVCDLTGKRAMVGNNVSHAMNKTKRKFSVNLVKKRFYLPEEDRWITLRVAASTIKTINKNGIAAVLKKAQSEGFIK, encoded by the coding sequence ATGTCAAGAGTTTGTGACCTTACAGGTAAAAGAGCGATGGTAGGAAATAACGTTTCTCACGCTATGAACAAAACTAAGAGAAAGTTTTCTGTGAACTTAGTTAAAAAGCGTTTTTATCTTCCAGAAGAAGATAGATGGATTACTCTTAGAGTAGCAGCATCTACGATAAAAACAATTAATAAAAATGGAATCGCTGCAGTTTTGAAAAAAGCGCAGTCAGAAGGGTTTATTAAATAA